The genomic region CCACGAGGAAGTGGACCGCGTGCTGGATGGGCGTGTGCCGACCGCTGACGATTTTCCTCAGCTGCAACTCATTAGGGCACTCGTCAAAGAAACTCTCAGGTGGGGCCCTGCTGACCTTTGATCCCTCACTCGGACAGGAAACCTAACACGTGTCTGACCTGCTGCGGGTCTCCTGCAGACTCTACCCCGTGCTTCCTGGAAACGGCCGCATCACTCAGGATGACCTTGTTGTCGGAGGCTACTTCATCCCTAAAGGGGTAGGACCAGGCACAGGGGACACGTCGAAGGGGTGGGACCAGGCACAGGGGACACGTCGAAGGGGTGGGACCAGGCACAGGGGACACACGTCGAAGGGGTGGGACCAGGCACGGGGGACACACGTCGAAGGGGTGGGACCAGGCACGGGGGACACGCGTCGAAGGGGTGGGACCAGGCACGGGGGACACGCGTCGAAGGGGTGGGACCAGGCACGGGGGACACGCGTCGAAGGGGTGGGACCAGGCACGGGGGACACGCGTCGAAGGGGTGGGACCAGGCACGGGGGACACGCGTCGAAGGGGTGGGACCAGGCACGGGGGACACGCGTCGAAGGGGTGGGACCAGGCACGGGGGACACACGTCGAAGGGGTGGGACCAGGCACGGGGGACACACGTCGAAGGGGTGGGACCAGGCACGGGGGACACGCGTCGAAGGGGTGGGACCAGGCACGGGGGACACGCGTCGAAGGGGTGGGACCAGGCACGGGGGACACGCGTCGAAGGGGTGGGACCAGGCACGGGGGACACGCGTCGAAGGGGTGGGACCAGGCACGGGGGACACGCGTCGAAGGGGTGGGACCAGGCACGGGGGACACGCGTCGAAGGGGTGGGACCAGGCACGGGGGACACGCGTCGAAGGGGTGGGACCAGGCACGGGGGACACACGTCGAAGGGGTGGGACCAGGCACGGGGGACACACGTCGAAGGGGTGGGACCAGGCACAGGGGACACACGTCGAAGGGGTGGGACCAGGCACAGGGGACACACGTCGAAGGGGTGGGACCAGGCACGGGGGACACGTTGTTTCTAGTGGCATGATTTCACGTTGCAGCATATAAGCATCTTGACATCTCCATGAGAGTTACGTTACGTTCTGTCACACGGCAAATGGCGTTTAAGGCGTAAGTGGTGCTGCCGTTGGACACCtaactcctcttcctcacctaactcctcttcctcacctagctcctcttcctctctgtctcgtcGGTCAGACCCAGTTGGCCCTTTGTCATTACTCCACGTCCATGGACGAGGAGAATTTCCCCCGAGCAAATGACTTCTGTCCAGACCGCTGGCTCCGCCGGGACGTTTCGGAGCGCGTGGACAACTTCGGCTCTATTCCCTTCGGCTATGGCCTCCGTAGTTGCATCGGCAGGAGAATAGCAGAGCTTGAGATGTACTTGGCtctcacacaggtgtgtgtgtgtgtgtgtgtgtgtgtgtacatgtaaggACACAATTCCACCTTGTATCAAAGCAGAGATGAAAAGTCTGACTGAAATACAATACTGCGTTCACTACCTTATCCTGTGGAACTATAATAATGTCTCGCCCTCCTTATGTCATACTGAGATTAAATAAAGTTCAGGTTCATGCCTCTGAGGATATTAAATTGAACTCCACGTCAAACAAGCTTCAGAGGTTTTGTGTACTGTGAACTGTCCACTGTAACACACGTGTTTGAGCTGTGTGGATTCTTTAACACTCCTATGTTTTCATCTCTTCAAGCTTCTTCAGAACTTCCGCATCGAGGTGTCTCCGCTGACAGGTGAAGTCCACGCTAAGACCCATGGTCTGCTCTGCCCTGGAGTCCCCATCAACGTCAAGTTTGTGGACCGTGTGTAGATCCTACAACTCCTAAATGTGTTCATGCATCTATCAACTTTTGCtcacatttttctttcttttaaatCAAACATCTCTTAATGAATGTGCTGAGAGCAAAGAGTGTTGGCAAACATCTTTATGAATAATGACATTCACATTATGCAGCAAAATGACTTTTAGTTAAAGAAAACCTCGCTTACCTTAAAACAAATCTGTTTATTAAGGTTCTGgtgatttagatttttttttaatcaaaacaaaaaaaactagaTGGAAAGTGTTTGGAATTCTTAACAATCATCAATTCTATAACTGTTATTTTAGTATTGGTTAATGCCCCACTGGGATTTTGTTTCCTGTCAAGCAGCCTTGCTCAGTATGGGGATCAGAAATTATCTATTGTTGGGATGTAACATGTGGATTtgtggtggtgtagtagtgTCAGGATGACATGGTCTCTGTACAGGGATCAGTGGTGATGTCGGTGTCAGGATGACATGGTCTCTGTACAGGGATCAGTGGTGATGTCGGTGTCAGGATGACATGGTCTCTGTACAGGGATCAGTGGTGATGTCGGTGTCAGGGTGACATGGTCTCTGTACAGGGATCAGTGGTGATGTCGGTGTCAGGGTGACATGGTCTCTGTACAGGGATCAGTGGTGATGTCGGTGTCAGGGTGACATGGTCTCTGTACAGGGATCAGTGGTGATGTCTGGATGACATGGTCTCTGTACAGGGATCAGTGGTGATGTCGGTGTCAGGATAAAACCACCATGAGCCCAAAACTGATTTTGTTCTGTTGCTAAATCTTGCAAAATATCTTAATTTTTGTTCTTAATTTTTGTTTAATTTAGTACTTCTCATACTTCAAGGAATAATATTTCAATGATCGTATTTGAATAAtgaaagcttaaaaaaaaaaaaattacgtaGGCTTAGCCAAACTTGCATTTTGCCAAATAAGTGAATTGTATAACCTTTTCTTCCAATTTTAAAGTGTGGTAAAGTGAGGGGTCTAGGTATGAAGATCGAAGTTGAGCGTGACCGAGTGGTACATATGCAGTGAAACAAATGAAAAATCCACATTTTGTTTTTCAATGGTTTTAAATTTTGAACCAGTCCGACTATAAGATTGAAAACTTATTTTTCTACTTGTGCGGAAAGCTGTATATGAACaggttgtttgttttgtgtagACTGACTGAATGATGCATTCTCATTGTAGTTTTTGTTCATAAAGTACTTTACCCAaaattttaacattttataatGTATAGATGTTTACCAGTTAGGTCCTTAGATCAGGTACACAGTGTATGTCATAAGGGCAGCACAGTGAGCCAATACATTTTAAACTGGATCATtcgatttttttctttttatctgTTGCACATCAACTTTGATTCTTCTATGCAAATAGTGTAAAACTATCATTAATTTACATACATTGGTGTTGAATGTATAAATGAATTGTGAAATTAATTTTAATAAAGATTGATTTTACTAGATAAAATCAAGAACTTTGTGTTAATAGGTGAAACAGACGTTTAGTATAGAATTTGGAATATGTTCACATGGGCCCTGTTGAACTGGATGAATGTAAGGATacacactttaaaatgacaCAATTCTATCCTTGTTTTCTCATCTGTGATGCCATGGCTACTAAAATCATTTGGCTGGTAAATGGAAAACACTGTTGTCCACAGCCACTGTTCCTCTGTGGCCCACATCCTTCTCTCACACGTCAGGCTGGACCTGGGATGAGGGGGCTGGAAGTGgaggtttgtgtttgtgatgtcagCTTCAGGAATACAGAGCAGCACATTTCTACAGCTCTTTGCTTCTGCAGAATTATTCTGATGTTTGCattttttctttccttctgtGGTTGGCCAAAACACCAAGACCAGGTTATTTTCACTTTCATCCATCCTGCTTCTCTGTTGAGCTTGTTGCAATAAAACAAACTCTGCATCTAATACACAGATACGTGACGAATGAAGTGAACTGTAAAcaaggcacatgagcaaaatgggcccctctccctactggGTAGTCAGGTTCACTtcccccccactaccacacccatgaTTACAGAATCAACAGGTACAAAGGTGCAAACCTAACGGTATACGCAATACTTTTGCATGATTttttaattgcttgttttaaaatgattttttaaaagtaaACCTGTAAATCTATTCACTTAAACATGGCTGTATATGCCGCAGAATAAACGCTCAGAATAAACCACACAGTGGGTTTTCCCTCCTAAAGTCGGGGAGCTCTAGTAAGTTAGGTTCCTGTGCTCTCAACACCTAAACCAGACTCATGATGGGCTAATTGAAGCCCAGGTTAGGTCAGTCGCCATGCGATATGATGGCCACCCGGTGGCGGTGTGATCCGACATGGTCAAACCAAACGCCGCTTGTGTGAGGAGTTCTCGGGGTACGAGGAGCGCAAACATTTCTGACATCACACAGTTTGTGTAGCGGCCAGACTTCCACAAACAGTGTCGACgggggtcgtgtgtgtgtttggtgttcagACGTGCCGTGTTGGAAGGTTTGCATGTAAACAAACCAGGCCAGACGAACGTGGATCAGGCGACCTCGCAACGTTTTCCGATTTTTTTTTGTGGTCCATGGTCGCACTGACACAACGAGCCGCGTCCGGATCGCGAAGACATCGACCCGCGTCGCCTGCCCGATATAACCGCGTCTCTTTCGGCCTGAGGGGGGCAGCGACACCAGCCAGGCGGCCGCCATGCACTCGGGCCTCGGGCTCCGGCTGAAGTTGTGAGGGGGCCACTTCCCAACTTCCGAACCCGAGCGGGAGGCTGTCGAAGCTCGCGTCGGGCCCGCAGTCGCAGGGGCCCCCCGCGGATGAGGAAGTGAAGCTCCCGCCCAGGTGAAGCCCCAGCCCAGGTGACACCGACCCCGGTCGAGCACACCCGAGCCCGCGTTTAAAACCACCGCACCGCGACCTGCTGCACCAACGCGGCTCGCATGAGCCCCCCTGGCCGCTACCGGGGCTCCTCGGTTTAGCGGCGGACACGACGGGCTTCTGGCGTCCAGGGTTTGGGCCTCAAGAGACGGACAACCGTGATAACGACACACGGCGACCTGTTGGACGGCGACCGTGCGCGGTGGTCTAGCGCTAGCCGCGTTAGCCCCAGTGTACTCGGGGTTTAGCCGGCTAGCTGACCTCGTTAGCTCGGTAGCTAGCGACTTTAACACCAGCCAGCGCGTTAATCACGGCTACACACACTTCACGGTATCCGTGTTTAGTGTGTTTTTAATCAGCCGTCCGGCTAATCAATCACGTCGTCCCTAGCTAGGCTAACCGCTAAGCTAGCTTAGCCGCGTCCAGCGTTTTAGCACAAACGCTCGTTCAGAAGAAccattttgtgtatgtgtgtgtgtgtgtgtgtgtgtgtgtgtaagcgccTGGTCGTCGTCTGTGGTGTtttctgtacgtgtgtgtgattaaAAGTCCCTCCAGGGGGATTAACACACGTTCAGGTGGTCTGTAGACCGTCTGACCCAGCCGTGGTAGCTAGTACACACGTTAACGAGACAGCAGTAGTGATGTGAGGGGGTTTGACAGCACTGGATGTCgtggggagtgtgagtggtTAATTAGTCAAATCACTAGTAAGAGTTCACCGGTTTGGTTATAAGTTATTTTTCTAACTCGCGAACTATATCGTCGAGCacagaaatgtatatattttttatagatTTTGCCAGTTAAGCACCCTTTATTGTTTTGGTGGTTTACAGCTTGCACTTGGTTGCGCTAAACTATTTTGGCTAGATTTGTGCAGCggatttttaaatgtttttgtcctgtttaaatgtattattttacTTATGAAAAAGCTGTGCTTAtattgaaataataataataaaatcatgTTCCCTGTGTATAGGAGAAAGGACCCCATTTAATGGGCAAATCCTCTTTCCTGAACTCCTGGGGCAAACTGAGTGGTTATCATGGGTATGTATCAGTTTTTTGATCATTAGTGTGTTAGCGTTACTACGTCACCTTCGCAGTCATTGACCCGTTTTCCTCAATCCTGGCAGATGAGCAGGAGGTTCTGAACTCCATCATGCAGGATCTGGTCGTGCTTCATCGCTCCAGCAGACCTGCCATGTCTCTGTCTGAGCTGGGCAAACCCAAAGCTTCGTCCCCCAAGAACCAGGTCTGGTAGCTCAGTGTTCTGCAGTGCTGTGAACGGGGCCCAGGTTTCACCAGGGCTCACGGGCACTCCGTGTACTTATTGTAACTCTCGGTGGTGTTTTCAAAACAAACTCTGAGTGACCCGGTGAGATGTGTCGTTCGTAGGAACCTGGTCGGGGTGATTTCAAAACAGTTGTAGCTATTCTCCTGCATGTAGGGATGATGTGAGAAGTGTATCTGTCATAATTCTTATGGGTAAAATGAAGAATGCCTGATGGGgtggtgtagttgtgtgtaaAGTGAATGCTGTTTGAATGGTGCTCTCACCCTTCCAGAACGATGTCCGGGTGAAGTTTGACTACAGAGGGGAGAAGAGGTAATGCTTCCTACTTATAGCGAGCAGTACAAGACTTATTCGGGAGAAATCAACATTTGGGGTTGACTGGCATGTTACAAAATGGGGCCGGAGAGTTGTCACTTGAAGTTTTGCAGATATCCCTCTTCAGAGCGTGAGAACTCTCCTGGCGTCTACTGCCACAAATACCCGTCCTCTGTTTACTCTAAGTCGGCCCATGAATTTCGTAAAAAGGAAGCTCTTGTGTTGCATGGAAAATAAATGTAGTGTATTGGGTTGTTTGGGGTGAGGTCATACAGTGTATCATGGTGTATTTTTAAAGGTGTTGTATTACAATATGGATGATTTCATGTTTGAGGGTGACGTGATGTCCCGCGTGCTTTCGCAGGATCCTGCTGTTCCCGCGGCCCCTCCGTCTGGATGACCTGAGCTCCAAGGCTAAAGTGGCGTTTGGGCAGGCCATGGACCTGCACTACACCAATAACGAGGTATCACTCTGAGATGACCTGAGATGACCCCTCCCAGTGTGGGGTCACGACCTGAGACAACCTCTCTGGCACTTCTGTGTGTTACTCGGGTCTTGTCAGGGTGGGTGGAGAACTGTTGCCATGTGATGAACCAGACTCGTTTGTTCAACTGCACATTGGACAAACTCAATTTTTCTTGTCGTTTCATCGGAAATTAATGTAAAGTGCAAATCTTTTCTCTTCCTTTCCCATCTGTGCTGTATAATCTCTCTTTACCTGTGTTTTCTTTCCCTGTGCCTGCAGCTGGTGATTCCCCTCCACACTCAGGATGATCTGGACAAGGCTGTAGAGCTCCTCGATCGCTCTGTCTACATGAAGAGTCTGAAGATCCTGCTGGTGTTGTCTGCGTCCTCCCAGGTCTGTCTGAGCTCCAAGATCTGGCAACCTGTTGCTATATTTCTCTCCATGGCATTATGGTGGAGATTATGAGCACTAAACCAGGCAGTGGTAACTGAGGTACGTGCTCTTGTCTCTGTCCCCTCAGAGCATGCTCTCCACCATGGATCTCCTGCAGGTACACGAAAACCTGGACAACCAGGACCAAAGGAACATGTTGGCCCTCGTAGGTCAGTGCTGATGctccacaaacatctccatgtGTGCATTTTTCTTGATTTGTTTAAATGAATATTGAGTGAACTACAAGAGAAATTAAGATGAATATGTTGCTGTCGAAGCTGATCAACACTTTGTGACCTGCCCGCAGGCTCCCAGTCTACGGACCGCAGCTCCCCTCCCCCGGGGTACATCCCTGACGCTCTCCAGCAGGTGGCCAGAAACGGGTCCTTCACCAGCATCAACAGTGAGGGAGAGTTTATACCTGAGAGCATGGACcaggtacacacgcacacgtcgCAGCATGTCCTGAGCTCCATTCTAGAGAATTACAGCCTCTGGGTCCGTCAGGATGTGTGCATCAAGGCATTTGCCCCCTGaacagagtttgtgtgtgtgtgtgtgtgtgtgtgtgtgtgtgtgtgtgtgtgtgtgtgtgtgtgggggcctTCTCAGATGCTGGACCCGTTATCCATGAGCAGCCCTGAGAATTCTGCCTCTGGCAGTTGTCCTTCTCTAGACAGTCCCCTAGACAGGTAattgtgctacacacacacactttcacatttTAACATGAAGCCTAGGAGTAACCTTTGACCTCTTCCCTTTCAGTGATAGCTATCCTAAGTCCCGAATGCCCCGAGCCCAGAGTTACCCGGACAACCATCAGGAGTTTCCTGGTGAGGTGTCTATGGTGTTCTTCTCGGCAGAAGCGGAGTATGCGATTCCCGGGGAACTTTTCCACGGAAGTCTTCATTCTCATCCCTTCTTCATTGTCTTTCAGAGTGTGACATCCCAGTGTTTGAACGGTCAGGTAAAGGTGGCACGTATCCACGGAGATATCACGTCTCCTTCGGCCTGCAGGACTACAGTGATGGTGAGGGTCCAGAGAGATGTTTGTCCTGTCGAGTTATTCTCTTAGTGgtgatgacctttgacctgcagCTGTAGAACTCCTGCACCTTCTGTAttcattacatttatattttaaagAGTGAAAGTCTATTACCAACAATTCTTCACTTTATGAAACTGAAGCCTAGTTATACCGTTATATTAACACCTAGTAGCCTGTTGCTAGCATCTGTTTAAACATGGCTGTATTCCTGTGGGGATCATGCTCTATGTAGAACAAACCATTTCATTTGAGGACCACAAACAATTCGATTCTGCACTTTATAGAAAAAAAGTCAGAATTACtcccacccacaacccccctttttttttttttgcattcacAAATTCAGACAATAAAGACAATAAAATGGTAATATAATGCGGCCAGACTCCCTACGTCTGCCCGTGCGGTGTTTTGTCAGTGTGTCTCGGTGCCGTCCGACCCGTGAATGTCCCGTGCCACCGCAGGGCGCAAGACGTTCCCGCGGGCACGGCGGGCGCAGGGTCACGGGTTCCGCTCGCCCGTCAGCTTCAGCCCGACGGAGCAGAGCCCCAGCACCAGCAGCGGGAGCAGCGTCTACACGGGTGAGCCGGAGGAGCACGGGCGGAGGAGACGGGGCAGCGACATCGAGCCCAGCACCAACCCCACCCTCCACGTCATGGACATCAGCCCCCCCAGCCGCTGTGAGTCTCAGGAGGGACACACGTGTTTGTTGACATGTTTGTCCCCACGACCAAAGTGTGTCAGACATCTTTGACCTTGTGGGGTCCATCTTATGGTTCACagataattgtttttttttctcctcatgggtacttttaatttgaaaaattAAGAGCCAAATGACTAGAGTAAAATCAGGTTAGGTGTAGCATTTAATTTCTTACTGTAATCATGTCAGTGAAAGATCCCTACAAGAGagtaaaacgtgtgtgtgtgtgtgtgtgtgtgtgtgtgtgtgtgtgtgtgtgtgtacacagctcCCCGTGCCCCGACTAACTGGCGTCTGGGGAAACTGCTGGGTCAGGGAGCGTTTGGCCGGGTCTTCCTCTGTTATGATGCTGACACGGGCAGAGAACTCGCCGTCAAGCAGGTTCAGTTTGATCCGGACAGTCCTGAGACCAGCAAggtgggcagagagagacacaaaccTTACAGAACCTCTGCGAGAGTGATCCACATACCAAATAATACTTCAGCACATGTTC from Brachyhypopomus gauderio isolate BG-103 chromosome 8, BGAUD_0.2, whole genome shotgun sequence harbors:
- the map3k2 gene encoding mitogen-activated protein kinase kinase kinase 2; this translates as MDEQEVLNSIMQDLVVLHRSSRPAMSLSELGKPKASSPKNQNDVRVKFDYRGEKRILLFPRPLRLDDLSSKAKVAFGQAMDLHYTNNELVIPLHTQDDLDKAVELLDRSVYMKSLKILLVLSASSQSMLSTMDLLQVHENLDNQDQRNMLALVGSQSTDRSSPPPGYIPDALQQVARNGSFTSINSEGEFIPESMDQMLDPLSMSSPENSASGSCPSLDSPLDSDSYPKSRMPRAQSYPDNHQEFPECDIPVFERSGKGGTYPRRYHVSFGLQDYSDGRKTFPRARRAQGHGFRSPVSFSPTEQSPSTSSGSSVYTGEPEEHGRRRRGSDIEPSTNPTLHVMDISPPSRSPRAPTNWRLGKLLGQGAFGRVFLCYDADTGRELAVKQVQFDPDSPETSKEVSALECEIQLLKNLFHERIVQYYGCLRDTHERTLSIFMEHMPGGSIKDQLKSYGALTENVTRKYTRQILEGVCYLHSNMIVHRDIKGANILRDSAGNIKLGDFGASRRLQTICLSGTGMKSVTGTPYWMSPEVISGEGYGRKADIWSVGCTVVEMLTLRPPWAEYEAMAAIFKIATQPTNPALPVHVSDHCRDFLKRIFVETKQRPAAEDLLRHVFVH